TTCGAGGGACACCTGGGAGATAAGCTATAAAGGGAGAGCTCAACTGAACAAGTATCATTAGTACCCCAGCTAAACGGGTGAGCTGCACGGGTCCTAGCAGTCTCTCGGCTGATGGATAAAGGAACACCTGAAAAGTGAATAGGCCGAGACCTAAAACGTGTAAAAACCAGTGTTTAGTATATAATGAACATGTAAatcatgaaaaatattagtttatgtGTTAGTCGAAAATAGTATTTGATGTATCATATATGTCTAAACTATGCACGTCCTCAAAGATCTGAATAGTCGAACTATCTGCTTTTgcattgttatatatatatatatatatatatatatatatatatattatggatcTTCTTAATATAACATACATatgaaaatgttatatttgtaaattgcAACACATTGACGAAACTGGGGGATGGTACATGGATCGTCTAAAATCAATACGAAAAAGTCATGTAATTatctatgttatatattatcGAAAGAGTGACATGAAGAGACATTTTCAAGCCCATATGGCTAAAAGAACCCataataaaaccatatgaatGAATTGTATCTTCAAGTTACTTTAACATTCACTATGATGGGCAAATGAGCTGTAAAATCGACTAGAACCATATAGAGGAGAATTCCAGCAGCAACTGTGTTAGAAGCCCGACACTTTAAGGGCCATTGAGTGCGAAGATCGACACCATAATCAGTGAGTGTCGTGAGTGCGAAGAAGTACACCATAACCAATACCAATTTGAATCCTACTAGTGCAATGAGTGCGAAGAACGCAACTATAATCCAAACTTTTGTACTTTAGACTTGATATTGACAaaaattaaggaaatatattaataagtatgttatatttttttttttttgcttatattttgcttatttttagTCTATTAGTTTCTTTTCTAAATACAGTTATCACTATTACTAATTTATTGATAGAACAGATAAAAGTTAAACTAGTCATTCaacttattaaatataaaacaatttgatattgaaaatatcaatatataaatcataggAGAAGATTAGTGACATTTACTATTTAGTTTTGTGTGAGTTCATGAACCATTCATGTGCTAGAGAAAACGAAACATTTTCAACTTCAAACACTCACCAGAAACTAAAACTTTGTTAAAGCTCAAACAACTAAACATACATTTAACTCACCCAACCAAAATAAGGGAAAAGCTATAAGACAAATGTTCATGCTGCTCTGAATTATTTTTGAGCAAGATAGTTTACGATTTCACCATCTATTTCCAAACATGTTTGTTTCTAGCTATCGGTCCCCTATTTGAACATGTTGGAAGTAGAGGATCAGTCTCAAAAGTATTAAATTTGTTATTTGGTTGGGGTTTGCAGGCACCAACAAGCTGATCAAGAGGAGATCAAatcgatatttttttttaaagattacaAAGAATCTGAGGATAATGTAAAGAAATCACTAATAATTTGTACAGACTAAAAATGGGAGTATGGATAAAGTTTTGAAGTAAAGGCAAAAATAGACTATTACAGCAAAACTTCCCAACACAATATGGGAACATGAAATCAGTATTAAAAAAGCAGACAAGGTTATATACCATCACAGAGTGATATGCTGAAAACCAGAGATCACTCTCTTCAATAAACTGTACCATCTACTGATAATAAGCCAACTACAAAGACTGATAAGCACAAACACTTATCAGCCACTTTCCCTTAAGCAGTTCCCAGGTAACAAGTACTTGTAACTCTCAGCTTTTTTAATCAGATGACCTGGGAGATGAACAGCTGAATAAGACCTAGGTATTGGACCAAGCTTAGCGATGATCTCCCTGAATGTATACTCTTCAGGAAACATGTCGTACAGATCAGTTCCTTTACATATCACATCCTGGATTCTTCCCGGGTTCAGATAATGAGGGAACCTGACACGGTCGGTGTGACTATACGCTTTCATCTTGAATATAAACTCGCTGATGCGCCTGAAACAGAAACTGCAGTGCCAACCAGCGTCCGCCAAACGAGTGTCGCCCTGACGGAAATGAGCGTATCTCGTCTTCCCCGGCTTGTACAGATGAACCGAAGTTCTCCAGCTTTTGTGGTCGACGAAATACTCATACGAGTACAAGTAGTCTTTCAGCTGAAGATGAAGAACCGGCGGGTATCCATCGCACCACCTAAGCAGGTCGATGGTGTGAGCGCTGGGGACCTCATCGACGTCAGACATGATCAAAAGATCGTCTTCTTCGATCCCCGAGAGCCTGATGAGCTGATCCAAAGCGATCCTCTGGTAAGCCTCTTCCACGAAAGGGTTCTCGCCTCTCCTGAACCTACCACCAATGTTACCGTACGTCAGCCTCGGCTCCACGAACCCGAACCTCTCCCGGTTCGCCGCGAATACCAGAGGTTTAGGCAAACCGGTGAAGGTGGAGTTAGACTCGAGGATCACGAACTGGGTGACGTAAGGGTCGAGCTCTTTCCAGCGGATGGTGAGCATGTCGACTTCGATGCTGAACAAGACGGCGTCGAAGACTCTCCTCGGAGACTCGCGGTGCTTCCATCCGTGGAGAGCGCAGAGCGTTTCCATGGAGGCGTTCTCGTGGTAGTAATGAGGAAGCGTTCGAAACGGCTTAGGCGGTGATTGCCAGAGCGGTCTCAATAAGCAAGTGAGCTTGTGGACGTGCATATAGACAGAGTAGATGAAGACGGggacgatgatgaagaagaagatgtatGTCTTGATATCGAGTCCTCGTAGTATACATCTAACCCTTGAAAAGGCCTTGCCTGCTCTAGAAGTAGAACCATCCTGCTAAACAAACAACCCCCCagcaaaaaaatcaattaatcaaaaataacaaaaaccctaaaaaacaacacaaaacctaatgaagagaaaaagaaaacttttgACATTCGCTTCAAAATTCTCCATGAGTTTTCAGACCGAACATAAAAAATCGAGATATATTCACCCAATCGATTCCGACAATTATATAATGACATGTAATGTATAATTAGAATCGGAAAAAAAAATCGCATTACCACCGATTAGAATCCCGATTTTCGTTAATGCAATACAAAGGCAACAAAATCAATTTCATATATTAGAGAAAGAGTTGCAGAAACCAAAGCAGAGATTAAAAGACTCAGAAACTCTCACCTCTCCGCAAACTTCATCGCAGATATCGTCCGTCTTCTTAGAACTATAGTATCCATCGGACATGATATCAACCACAGTGGAGTTTTCTCAGGCGAAGAAGATTATCGAACCAACAAAAGTACGGTAAttaggagaagaaagaagaaggtaaaaaaaaaacagatgtcTGGgagaataaaattatattatatccGAATTAACGCTCTGGTACTTGGCCCTTCGATGCTTTTCGGTTTATTTATATCCGAATAGATAATTCCCAGAACTGctggaatttttttatttttttatggacGATTCATAAAAGCGGGAATATTTTATTAGCTTAAAAAGAATATACGAATAGTGTCATCCCTTTGATGTTACAATAAGCGGTCCTTTGATATTCGATCCACGGTCGCAATCTTTTCTACTCTTCTTTATTAGTATGCTATTTGCCAACTCGTATATAACTTGACTAAAACAAAACCATTTAAAACAAGTCAACAAATCTTTGCTCAGCAAAATTAGTTTTTACGATTAATTTTAGACCTTAATTTAGTAGAAAATCTTGAACTTACAGAGTGGACTAAGCCATTTTATGTGACGGCTTAATTGTAATTTGGTGGTGTTATTGAAATATGATTTCAGAGGTTAAGTGGGGAAATAATTTCAGTCCTATCCAAAGTACTTTTCCAATATGTTTAactatcttttatttttgtacatATTTTAAACTGTggtaatagtttaatttaaccAAATAATTTATGCATAAAATGCTTAATCAATACCCGATTCTagtatgtatataattattgaGGTAATATATTGAAAACACTGATATTTTGAACTCTATtcatattatgatataaaatacatatttttaatgataTCTATGAATGGTATATACTTGGtgtatataaaaatgaatttttgatgataaattatatattaaatatgtttggcatttatcaaaaatataagaattatatcattttctttctcTATGCTGCATGAGAACAGCAGCGAGATGTGGAAGCGGAGACGTGGAGAACgtagaaacaaaaattttaaaatatttagaaagcggatatatatatatatacacatatatatatcaaaacactaaataaaataaattaaattaaataataaaaatccaaCACATATAACTTAAGATCTACGTAAAcaacaatattttcttttttttacatacacaacaatttatataatactatactttaaatattttttggaatgAAATCGAAAACTATAAAAGTGCGGCACACATGTCACAGACACTCACACGAACAAGCAATGTTTTACAAACCACATGCATAAAAGACAAACAAGTGACAATACTTggaagtttacaaaaaaaagtatgaTACTTGATTATTTATCAGGTATATGAGTTACGtactttgttttctcttctctGGATAAAGGTTGAACTTTCTCTGGATAAAGGTTGAACTTGAAAAATATCAGAAACTGCTTCTTAGttcttaagcttttttttttatgtcaaataaataaaaaaaaagttcttaagCTTTTTACGGTAAGTGAATTCTAAAAACTTctatttcttttcatttattttttaactagGGTTTTTTATTATAGTGGGTTAATTGGTTTACATAttcacaaaacaaatcaaaattaaaagtCTCAAAATAATTTTCCAGTTTTCTAAAAGACAACTTGTTCAATCTTTTACGATTCCAACCACACCATCAACGCTTCTAATTTTGAATCGCGTGCTTTCATGGCGGTTTCAAACGCTTCAAAACCGGAATCATAATTCCATCTGGATTTTGATCAGTTCCGAGCGATTTCATTTCCCGCTTTGGAAGCATGAAACACATGCCCCCAGCAGTTCCATGCTACGTAGCTCTTTCTATTCCAACAAGTCATTAATATTACATGGTCCCTgtaatatagaatattttatctatagtattatttgcgaagtaatttttcACGACATAGCTCTCaagaacaaatttatattaatcagattaattttaaaaaatatatataattcttatatattgtattattatctTAAGATAATTATTTctgttataaaagttaaaatataagatataaaaaaaatcatctaaatttatactattatatgTGAGTTTATTATacaattaaaaacgaatttacattaaacatattaatcatggttaaaataagataattcttatatattgttttgttatcttaaaataattatttatattataaaacttaaaaaataagatataaaacatctatctatctataatattatttgagaagtgaatttgcTTATTTTTTATGGTCTCTATAATTATaggtttagtaatattttatacttaattattaatattaattaataaataattttagtgatttaactaataatttatcattatcttaaaataattaaaatatgctaAAGACAATATCATATCCAAACTTATACAATATAATGTAGTAATATTAAAGTATTACATAtgtgtttatattatattttggtttagtaatattaaaccgactctattttaatatatatatatatgtataatacatatttttaatgataTCTACGAATGGTATATATTtggtgttgttatcttaaaataattatttatgttataaaagttaaaaataagaCATAGAACCATTTATCTATCtctttactattatttttgaatatattatatagttaaaaataaatttatattaatattaattatgtttaaaataatataattcttatatattgtgttgttattttaaaataattatttatgttataaaagttaaaaaataagaCATAGAACCATTTATCTATATCTTTactattattttgaatatattatataattaaaaatgaatttatattaataatattaattatgtttaaaataagataattcttatatattgtgttgttatcttaaaataattatttatgttataaaagttaaaaataagaCATAGAACCATTTATCTATCtctttactattatttttgaatatattatataattaaataaatttatattaatattaattatgtttaaaataatataattcttatatattgtgttgttattttaaaataattatttatgttataaaagttaaaaataagaCATAGAACCATTTATCTATATCTTTactattattttgaatatattatataattaaaaatgaatttatattaataatattaattatgtttaaaataagataattcttatatattgtgttgttatcttaaaataattatttatcttataaaagttaaaaataagaCATAGAACCATTTATCTATatctttactattatttttgaatatattatataattaaaaatgaatttatattaataatattaattatgtttaaaataatataatttttataaatcgtactgttattttaaaataattatttctattataatagttaaaaaaataagatataaaaactatatctatctatactattatttgagaagtgaatttgATGTTTTGTCATGCTCTCTATAATTATAGGTTAAGTaatattttatgcttaattattaatattaattaataaataattttattgatttaactcctaatttatcattattttgaaaataattaaaatatgctaaaaaaactatttatcaattcgatagttagtttaataaaaagtgtaacaTAATTTAAGATAGACCAacctatttttctaagaatagtatattattttttatttttttaattgaaagaatagtatattatttatagtatacttatttattaaatgagatttcataatcatacggttctatgattcatattgttttataataaaatattcaagtcattgataacaaaattttcaatgtgaaaaatttaataagtttataatttataaatgttcttaaaaattcattgaaattttggaaatgaaaatatttatgtaatcttatatggcatttagtttaatatatatatatatatatatatatatatatatatatgtgttttattattaaatgatactttgtactcatatggttttaaaatcatgtgtatctttgcataataaaaatgttaaaccattgatcattaatttttagcataataattttaatagttttagtcatttattgtcgttttttaaaattcaaaatataacatatacgaaaaatctaaattctaattttatacttaatttgatttattttaataatattaaattaaaagaaaatgatggaggaaatatggtaattccgtaggttttatggtaattcatatatatatatattagtcatttatggtaattccgtagattttattaaaaaaaaaagtaaatatatctAGCGAAACATTCATAAATGCTTTTATCGTAAACATaatatcatcatatcatatagtttgaccaaCGAATGTATTTAACaacatataaaacatataaaaatcgaatgtagacctatttatttttcaattgaatgtaATTGATTATCTAATTGAATAACACCTAAATATGAGGtttcttttaatattacaaaattgagattataatttttcaaatgtttcttcttttaatatatataggagATGTTTGTTTCTTTCAACTTTCAACCGCAAAAATTGTTTACCCCAAAAAACACTGCtggaatttattattttttatggaCGATTCATAAAAGCGGGAATATTTTATTAGCTTAAAAAGAATATACGAATAGTGTCATCCCGTTGATGTTACTATAAGCGGTCCTTTAATATTGATCCCACGGTCGCAATCTTTTCTACCCTTCTGATCTGTCAATTATTATTATGCTATTTGCCAACTcgtatataactttttttttctttttgtaactgAACTGGTATATAACTTGACTAAAACAAAACCATTTAAAACAAGTCAACAAATCTTTGCTTAGCAAAATTAGTTTTTACGATTACTTTTAGACCTGAATTTAGTAGAAAATCTTGTATTTACAGTGGACTTAGCCATTTTATGTGACAGCTTAATTGTAATTTGGTGGTGTTATTGAAATGATTTCAGAGGTTAAGTGGGGAAATAATTTCAATCCTATCCAAAGTACTTTTCCGATATGTTTAactatcttttatttttgtacatACAGTATTTTAAACTGTGGTAATACTTTAATTTAACCAAATAATTTATGCATATAATGCTTAATCAATACCCAattctagtatatatataattattgaggtgatatattgaaaacactgatattttgaattctatttatattatgatataaaatacatatttttaatgataTCTACGAATGGTATATACTTGGtgtatataaaaatgaattttttggatgataaattatatattaaatatgcttggcatttatagaaaaatataagaattatctttctATTCAAACAAGTCAATAATATTACATGGTCCCTGTGATATAGAATcttttatctatactattatttgcgaagtgattttttggAATGAAACTTTCAGGTTAAAAATTAGAGTGATTAATATCGATATTGTCCTAAGTGAATTtgtgtatataatttaaaatgaaattatattaatcagattaattttttttacaactactAAGATAATTATtgtatattgtgttgttatcttaaaataattatttatgttataaaaattaaaaaattaagatataaaacaatctaTCTATAtgtactattatttgagaaatgataaattagtaatattttatgcttaattattaatattaattaataaatagttttagtaatttaatggATAAGTTATCACTatcttgaaaataattaaaatatgctaAAGACAATATCATACCCAAACTTATACACTATAATTAGTAATATTAAAGTATTACacatatgtttatattatattttggtttagtaGTATTAAACcgactctattttaatatatatatatataatacatattattaAGGATATCTACGAATGGTACATACTTGGCgtatataaaaatgaatttttctgatgataaattatatattaaatatacttGGCATTTATcgaaaaatataagaattatatcATTCTCTTTCTATTCCAACAAGTCATTAATATTACATGGTCCCCgtaatatataatcttttatctatctactattatttgcgaagttaTTTTTTGCAATGAAACTCTTATGTTAAAAGTTatagtggttaatatcgatattactcttaatgaatatgtgtatataattaaaaatgaatttatattaatcagattatttaaaaaaaaaagataattgttatatattgtgttgttatcttaaaataattatttctgttaTAAAAGTTAAGAATAAGATATAGAACAATTTATCTATATCTttactattatttgtgaatctattatatagttaaaatgaatttatattaataatattcattatgtttaaaataatataattcttatatattttgttgttatcttaaaataattatttctattataatagttaaaaattaaaaataaaaaacaatttatctatctatactattatttgagaagtgaatttgattatttttcatGCTTTCTATAATTATaggtttagtaatattatatgcttaattattaatattaattaataaataattttagtaatttaactaacaatttatcattattttgaaaataattaaaatatgctaAAACAATATTATAGCCAAACTTATTAactataatttagtaatattaaagtatagcatatatgtgtatattatattttggttttttaataCTAAACcgatctattttaatatatatatcacacatatgatagaataataatttatcttttacGGTAAAAAAATTAGGACGATCAAAATCACTTATGTGATAATTTCTGAAAAAGTTggtagaaaatacaaaattatttatactattatttgcaaaATAATTTGTTCGCTCTCACGTTTAAATTTAGagcatttaaaatatttattattcttaataaataggttatatttattaatatatatttatccatcaattaaaaataaatttcattagtttggtattcatcattatctaaaaattatatattatattatctaaaatattttacattatatattttaaaataaatctaatttatgtttatatgaatattttaagtttattataCGTAAGAAAAGATATTTCATTAACATATAAagtatcttattatataaagcttggttcttcaaagttactaattaatatgattgtaacatgtgtcaatttttttttaagatagtTACATGTgtaaaaaatatgatacaattcttttttaaaaatattttaaaaagattaagaaaaaaaattctcatcaaaaaaatagtcttttaaattttaatttattaattggtatttttagaaaaggaaaatttacaaaattactatttttatattagatattgttaaaaatttgatagtaattttaattttttgattgccacatgtgtcaataaatttttaagatcGTGACAAGtgtcaaaatatgatacaattttttaaggatttaaagagattaagaaaaagaaaaattctcattacaaaaatagtcttttaaaattatagtttagGATTTCGTATTTTAAAAAAGGCAAGTTACAAAATtaccatttttagtattttacgttatatatttttaaatatttttggtagtaattttctttttttatttttaaattctaaacaagaaaataattgtaaaagtctattttaagtaattatttcattgttaatatttttttaaaaaaattctgacATGTGTAAAAAACGATACAGTTCtattttctttatgatttaaaagaggtttagaaaaaaaaatcattacaaaaatagtctTTATGGTTCTTTTtaggattttataaaattactataATATTGTGTTTAACAATTacatattgttaaaaaaattaatcgtcatttcttttctttaagcctaaacgaaaaaaaaagttgtaaaaatctatttgaaaataattatttaaaaaaaaaattataacttttttttaaagatactaaagaaagagaattataaaatataaatattaactttcacgaaacaaatattaaacaaaactgaattataaaatccaacaagtacaataagtgatttaataaaaactaactattaaataaataatattctttttcaaAGTCTAAACTAAAGAAGATTGTAAAAGTACCCTTATTAATTCTTATCATtaactaattttcctttttaatatataattgtatgtTAAACAATTATGACAAAAAGCTACAAATATTTCACATCTATAGTTAGGTTTAATttccacatattatttttacaaaatacaATAGTATTTATGTGAAATATATTACATgagtattttctttaaatttctttatacaACTCAATTTGTTTATCATCGTTGTTATATATTATGATGCcaccataatttttttaattataaggTTGTTGTTGTACACGAGTATGTGTGAATATGATGAATATGTGTTTgtacatataagaaaaatatataattaactaaacattattttttattaaaaccaatttatgtgtataaaaatcttaaagaaaaactaattataaaataattaattatccttttttaaaattctaaataaaataaaaaatgtaaaattaattttattttcttataactaactttcatttttaataattttgtgttaaaaattttataaaccaaaaataacttcaaatatttcacTCGATATCACTGTAACATGTGTCGATTAAAAATTAGATTGTGAATGTATCAATAAAAATCTGTCGTTgctttaaaatgtaaaaatattagtgatatttaaaaaacaaattttgaaaatggcaTCTTTTAAAAATGGCAAAATAGTTAATAGTAACTTGAAATAATGATttcatagtaatttttttttctaaatcctaGACAAAATgtaattgtaaattattatgtaatattaatttatttttataaaactctaaaacactgtaaaagaatatttgatagttattttccttttttcttaaaacaaaatcctaaataaaagagatttgtatcatatttttaagtCCTAACCAAAAGagacaaattataaaataaatctcacataACGTATGCAAATCAATcgtaaaactataataaaatgatattattttatattttctattaaattaaaacatcaaacaaaaccgtTGTAACGCAATGGGCTCACATCTAgttgaatataaaaattaatatttagttaattattaagtattaaaaaaatatgagaattatttcattctaaggtttttgaatttatagtatttctatttataattttttaactattaaGCATGCAAGTGCGGGTAAAACACATAATCTTATTATAAAGCCTCTCTTTAGAATACTAGATGCCTTATTAGTAAGATGCCTTATTTTATATGACTTCCAGTGTCGagaacaataataaaaattgaaattcttAACTGGGTCTTCGTCTCCTCAATTCTTGCTAGTCGGTATTATATGTCAGAG
The sequence above is drawn from the Raphanus sativus cultivar WK10039 chromosome 7, ASM80110v3, whole genome shotgun sequence genome and encodes:
- the LOC108814790 gene encoding uncharacterized protein LOC108814790 isoform X2; the encoded protein is MSDGYYSSKKTDDICDEVCGEDGSTSRAGKAFSRVRCILRGLDIKTYIFFFIIVPVFIYSVYMHVHKLTCLLRPLWQSPPKPFRTLPHYYHENASMETLCALHGWKHRESPRRVFDAVLFSIEVDMLTIRWKELDPYVTQFVILESNSTFTGLPKPLVFAANRERFGFVEPRLTYGNIGGRFRRGENPFVEEAYQRIALDQLIRLSGIEEDDLLIMSDVDEVPSAHTIDLLRWCDGYPPVLHLQLKDYLYSYEYFVDHKSWRTSVHLYKPGKTRYAHFRQGDTRLADAGWHCSFCFRRISEFIFKMKAYSHTDRVRFPHYLNPGRIQDVICKGTDLYDMFPEEYTFREIIAKLGPIPRSYSAVHLPGHLIKKAESYKYLLPGNCLRESG
- the LOC108814790 gene encoding uncharacterized protein LOC108814790 isoform X1, with translation MSDGYYSSKKTDDICDEVCGEQDGSTSRAGKAFSRVRCILRGLDIKTYIFFFIIVPVFIYSVYMHVHKLTCLLRPLWQSPPKPFRTLPHYYHENASMETLCALHGWKHRESPRRVFDAVLFSIEVDMLTIRWKELDPYVTQFVILESNSTFTGLPKPLVFAANRERFGFVEPRLTYGNIGGRFRRGENPFVEEAYQRIALDQLIRLSGIEEDDLLIMSDVDEVPSAHTIDLLRWCDGYPPVLHLQLKDYLYSYEYFVDHKSWRTSVHLYKPGKTRYAHFRQGDTRLADAGWHCSFCFRRISEFIFKMKAYSHTDRVRFPHYLNPGRIQDVICKGTDLYDMFPEEYTFREIIAKLGPIPRSYSAVHLPGHLIKKAESYKYLLPGNCLRESG